In Miniphocaeibacter halophilus, the following proteins share a genomic window:
- a CDS encoding HAD-IA family hydrolase: protein MKKQFFLFDLDGTIIDSGEGIKNAIRYSLNKEGIEENREEVLNSFIGPPLVDSYMENYNFTREKAIEVVNVYREYYGRYGVYENRLYDGIVDVIKKLKEQDNKIILATSKPEIFAREVMKQHKLTDYFDFIGGASLDHKIAHKNEVLQYIMDNIKIEKEKSFMIGDTKFDILGGRKFNLKTVGVTYGYGSLEELKESKADYIVNKPLELLTLFKGD from the coding sequence ATGAAAAAACAATTTTTTTTATTTGATTTAGATGGAACGATAATAGATTCTGGAGAAGGAATAAAAAATGCAATAAGATATTCGTTAAATAAAGAAGGAATTGAAGAAAATAGGGAAGAGGTGTTAAATAGTTTTATTGGACCACCTTTAGTTGATTCCTATATGGAAAATTATAATTTTACCAGAGAAAAAGCCATAGAAGTTGTAAATGTATATAGGGAATATTATGGAAGATATGGTGTATATGAAAATAGACTATACGATGGAATAGTAGATGTAATTAAAAAATTAAAAGAACAAGATAATAAAATAATCCTTGCTACGTCTAAACCGGAAATATTTGCAAGAGAGGTAATGAAGCAACACAAATTAACTGATTATTTTGATTTTATAGGAGGGGCTTCCCTTGACCATAAAATAGCCCATAAAAATGAAGTGTTACAATATATTATGGATAATATTAAAATTGAAAAGGAAAAATCCTTTATGATAGGTGATACTAAATTCGATATTTTAGGAGGAAGGAAGTTTAATTTAAAGACAGTAGGAGTAACCTATGGCTATGGTAGTCTAGAAGAATTAAAAGAATCTAAAGCCGATTATATTGTAAATAAGCCATTAGAATTATTAACTTTATTTAAAGGGGATTAA
- a CDS encoding ABC transporter substrate-binding protein, with protein MKRNLKKSILLVFILTMGIVSLTACNSSNANIKDTEGKASEKVKIEYWHVNADTQGGKTVKEIVDSFNKSQDKIEVVEKYNPDMYKGLMQNMQASIASGISPDIVQVGWAFLDYFSENFEYSEPQEIIDEFDKENSSFLTDNFLPNILNLAKNKEGKQVGIPYSLSSPVLYLNKDLLKEAGLDENGPATWEEIKNISKTIKEKTGKYGIYIQEPMDNWATQAVLESNGAKFITDGKASFASEEGKEAYRLWADMVLKDETALNIGWEEGVQSFIRGDVAMIYTTIAQRNNIQSNSNFEITAIESPSWEGKEARLPAGGAMLSITSADDEKKAASWEFIKYLYSVENMAKWTIGTGYVPPRKDVAESENGLKEFLEENTMMKPAIEQMDKVVPWVSFPGNSGLEAEQKLLDMRDQILTGKVEVDEAMDKTQEEINKLLD; from the coding sequence ATGAAAAGAAATTTAAAAAAATCTATATTATTAGTTTTTATTTTAACTATGGGAATTGTTTCCTTAACAGCATGTAACTCTTCTAATGCTAATATAAAAGACACTGAAGGCAAAGCTTCTGAAAAGGTTAAAATAGAATATTGGCATGTAAATGCTGATACTCAAGGAGGAAAAACTGTAAAGGAAATAGTTGATAGTTTTAATAAATCTCAAGATAAAATTGAGGTAGTAGAAAAATATAATCCTGATATGTATAAGGGCTTAATGCAAAATATGCAGGCTTCTATTGCATCTGGTATATCTCCGGATATTGTTCAAGTAGGATGGGCTTTTTTAGATTATTTTTCTGAAAATTTTGAATATAGTGAACCACAGGAGATTATAGATGAATTCGATAAGGAAAACTCATCTTTTCTAACAGATAATTTTTTACCAAATATTTTAAACTTAGCAAAGAACAAAGAGGGAAAACAAGTTGGAATACCCTATTCCCTAAGTTCTCCAGTATTATATTTAAACAAGGATTTATTAAAAGAAGCTGGTTTAGATGAAAATGGTCCTGCTACTTGGGAAGAGATAAAGAATATTTCTAAGACTATTAAAGAAAAAACAGGGAAATATGGAATTTATATCCAGGAACCAATGGATAATTGGGCTACACAGGCAGTACTAGAAAGTAATGGTGCTAAATTTATTACAGATGGGAAAGCTTCTTTTGCATCAGAAGAAGGTAAAGAAGCTTATAGACTTTGGGCGGATATGGTTTTAAAAGATGAAACTGCCTTGAATATAGGTTGGGAAGAAGGAGTTCAAAGCTTTATTAGAGGGGATGTAGCAATGATTTATACAACTATAGCCCAAAGAAATAATATTCAAAGTAATTCCAACTTTGAGATTACAGCAATAGAGTCACCATCATGGGAAGGCAAGGAAGCCCGTTTACCTGCTGGAGGAGCTATGCTTTCCATAACCTCTGCTGATGATGAAAAGAAAGCTGCATCTTGGGAATTTATAAAATATTTATATAGTGTTGAAAATATGGCTAAGTGGACAATAGGAACAGGCTATGTACCTCCTCGTAAGGATGTAGCAGAATCAGAAAATGGTTTAAAAGAATTTTTAGAAGAAAATACTATGATGAAACCGGCAATTGAGCAAATGGATAAAGTTGTTCCATGGGTTTCTTTTCCAGGCAATTCCGGTTTAGAAGCAGAGCAAAAATTATTGGATATGAGGGATCAAATTTTAACTGGAAAAGTAGAAGTAGACGAGGCTATGGATAAAACCCAAGAAGAAATAAATAAATTATTAGATTAA
- a CDS encoding ISL3 family transposase, giving the protein MSTSNYILDFLGIKDKNIKFIKFSNNMRKNNVTYKVIDAKLSYTPNVCPICGNMDKNAIIKHGNKISNIKLLPLNGDPTILKLRKQRFFCKECSHTFTAKTNIVEKNCFISNRVKLHITENLTMKISQKDIARLNYVSSNTVSRSLEANYKAFRVNKSYLPETLCFDEFKSTKDAKGSMSFIFCNGDRKNFNIIDIVENRTLPYLTKYFRKFTYKARANVKYICIDIYKPYMSLIKDVFPNAQIVLDKFHIVNLIGRALLKTRIEIMKNFSTSSIEYKRLKRYWKLIQKDSSKLDIIHFSKWTHFNKWKSTSDVVNETIAVDDNLKKTYEVYQILLSDIRCENSKRLREHLTLFKDTVSEQMEVAINTLLKYFEYVKNTLSTNITNGPLEGTNNLIKSIKRIAFGYRSFYNFRNRVFIIKNLMKPIENYQAAI; this is encoded by the coding sequence ATGTCTACAAGTAATTATATCTTAGATTTCTTAGGAATAAAAGATAAGAATATTAAATTTATTAAATTCAGCAATAACATGAGAAAGAACAATGTAACATATAAAGTTATAGACGCTAAACTTTCTTATACTCCTAATGTTTGTCCAATTTGTGGAAATATGGACAAGAATGCAATTATTAAGCACGGAAATAAAATATCAAATATTAAACTTCTTCCACTAAATGGAGATCCTACTATTTTAAAATTAAGAAAACAAAGATTTTTTTGTAAAGAATGTTCTCATACTTTTACAGCAAAAACCAATATTGTAGAGAAAAATTGTTTTATTTCAAATAGGGTAAAATTACATATAACTGAAAATCTAACTATGAAAATAAGTCAAAAGGATATTGCTAGGTTAAATTACGTATCTTCTAATACTGTTAGTCGTTCTTTAGAGGCTAATTATAAGGCTTTTAGAGTTAACAAGTCATATCTGCCTGAAACTTTGTGTTTTGATGAATTCAAATCCACTAAAGATGCTAAGGGCAGTATGAGCTTTATCTTTTGTAATGGTGATAGGAAGAATTTTAATATTATAGATATTGTTGAAAATCGTACTCTCCCTTATTTAACTAAATATTTTAGAAAGTTTACCTATAAAGCAAGAGCAAATGTGAAATATATTTGTATAGATATATATAAACCTTATATGTCATTAATTAAGGATGTTTTTCCTAATGCTCAAATAGTTTTAGATAAGTTTCATATTGTAAATCTTATTGGCAGGGCTTTGTTAAAAACAAGGATTGAAATAATGAAAAACTTTAGTACTTCCTCTATTGAATATAAAAGACTAAAAAGATATTGGAAGCTAATTCAAAAGGATTCTTCTAAACTTGATATAATCCACTTTAGTAAATGGACACATTTTAATAAGTGGAAAAGCACATCTGATGTAGTAAATGAAACTATAGCCGTTGATGATAATTTAAAGAAAACATATGAGGTTTATCAAATTCTTTTATCTGATATTAGATGTGAAAATTCTAAAAGATTAAGGGAACATTTAACTTTATTTAAGGATACAGTAAGTGAACAAATGGAAGTAGCTATAAACACCTTGTTAAAATATTTTGAATATGTGAAAAACACTTTAAGTACGAACATTACAAATGGACCCTTGGAAGGTACTAATAATCTTATTAAAAGTATAAAAAGAATAGCTTTTGGATATAGGTCATTTTATAATTTTAGAAATAGAGTTTTTATAATTAAAAATTTAATGAAGCCAATAGAAAATTATCAGGCAGCTATATAG
- a CDS encoding carbohydrate ABC transporter permease, which yields MIKNKKFNFNKNDIKSLIYLAPSLIVFILFMVIPLLYTVYLSFFKWNMVSPKKEFVGLENYISIFQNKDNYRIILNSLLYIILLTIFCCVIPYILSFVLEQIITKFKNIYKSLIFIPSVISLVVASILFTWILNPVSGPLSIILGKIGLSIPFWSKMEGWVIVVISLITSWKVFGYNFIVLYASIAGISRELIEAAKLDNLSNTKIFLKIILPMSSATGVYIFIITIVQGVQYVFTPIKVITQGGPDNASSNLIYSSYQQAFEMYNTGSSSALSVITMIIFAILLILEFKFVEKGVYYEN from the coding sequence TTGATTAAAAATAAGAAATTTAATTTTAATAAAAATGATATTAAATCTTTAATTTATCTTGCCCCGTCTTTAATAGTATTTATCTTGTTTATGGTAATTCCTTTGTTATATACAGTATATTTAAGTTTTTTCAAATGGAATATGGTTTCACCTAAAAAAGAATTCGTAGGTTTAGAAAACTATATATCGATTTTTCAAAATAAGGACAATTATAGAATAATCTTAAATTCTCTTTTGTATATAATTCTTCTAACTATTTTTTGTTGTGTTATTCCATATATACTTTCATTTGTTTTGGAACAAATCATAACGAAATTTAAGAATATCTATAAATCTTTAATTTTTATTCCATCGGTAATTTCATTAGTAGTGGCTTCCATATTATTTACATGGATTTTAAATCCTGTATCAGGTCCTTTATCTATCATATTAGGTAAAATAGGACTTAGTATTCCTTTTTGGAGTAAAATGGAAGGTTGGGTAATTGTTGTAATAAGCTTAATAACGTCATGGAAAGTATTTGGATATAACTTTATTGTATTATATGCATCAATTGCTGGTATTTCAAGAGAATTAATTGAAGCGGCAAAATTAGATAATTTATCAAATACAAAAATATTTTTAAAGATTATTTTACCAATGAGTAGTGCAACAGGAGTATATATTTTTATTATAACGATAGTTCAGGGAGTTCAATATGTATTTACTCCCATTAAGGTAATAACTCAGGGAGGACCTGATAATGCAAGTTCAAATTTAATATATAGTTCCTATCAACAGGCATTTGAAATGTATAATACAGGAAGTTCTTCAGCTTTGTCAGTTATAACTATGATAATATTTGCAATATTACTGATACTAGAATTTAAATTTGTAGAAAAAGGAGTTTATTATGAAAACTAA